A DNA window from Campylobacter anatolicus contains the following coding sequences:
- a CDS encoding M28 family peptidase, with protein sequence MSVLKSEVLTKFEKLCEIPHCSYETEQMREFLADFARSHGCDVRIDDVGNIHAIKGQPKICLQSHYDMVCMGDAPNIHIEYGDDGFMKANNSSLGADNGIGVALMMQMIVEFDNIECLFTNDEEVGLIGANGFNGNIVAKKLLNLDSEDDSEVVTGCAGGINIFAKIDVGERETVKGELYEIVVSGLPGGHSGNEIHKDIPNAIKVLAKFLRQNECKLVSFEGGERSNSIPTSAKAVVMSENELVFECENMSVKKIDGSENVIKNGDKILALINSFSQGVRSYNAELGIPNDSVNLSLLKFYDKSAELEFFARSMSWDGLDRMDFEISEMAKALGFSVSTKDRSVPWKPQPDEFAYSILAELQKFVPTAKLSAIHAGLECGVLRDKHKDMEACSIGPNIYSPHSVRERCDVKSVKIIEEVVRSILKKYQ encoded by the coding sequence ATGAGTGTTTTAAAAAGTGAAGTCTTAACTAAATTTGAAAAGCTATGCGAGATACCACATTGTAGCTATGAGACAGAGCAGATGCGTGAGTTTTTAGCTGACTTTGCACGCTCACACGGCTGTGATGTTCGTATTGACGATGTTGGTAACATACACGCTATAAAGGGTCAGCCAAAAATTTGTCTGCAAAGCCATTATGATATGGTCTGTATGGGCGATGCACCAAACATACATATAGAATACGGAGATGATGGCTTTATGAAAGCAAATAACTCATCTTTGGGTGCAGATAATGGCATAGGCGTGGCTTTGATGATGCAGATGATCGTTGAGTTTGATAATATTGAGTGCTTGTTTACAAATGATGAAGAGGTCGGTCTCATTGGTGCAAATGGCTTTAATGGTAATATAGTGGCTAAAAAGCTTTTAAATTTAGATAGCGAGGACGACAGTGAGGTCGTTACTGGCTGTGCTGGTGGTATAAATATCTTTGCTAAAATTGATGTGGGTGAGCGTGAGACTGTCAAGGGAGAGCTTTATGAGATCGTGGTAAGCGGACTGCCTGGCGGACACTCTGGTAATGAGATACATAAAGACATACCAAATGCGATAAAGGTTTTAGCTAAATTTTTACGACAAAATGAGTGCAAACTCGTTAGCTTTGAGGGCGGTGAGCGAAGCAACTCTATCCCAACATCTGCTAAAGCTGTTGTGATGAGTGAGAATGAGTTAGTTTTTGAGTGTGAAAATATGAGCGTAAAAAAGATCGATGGTAGTGAAAATGTTATAAAAAATGGCGATAAAATTTTAGCCCTAATCAATTCATTTTCACAAGGTGTGAGGAGCTATAATGCTGAGCTTGGCATACCAAATGATAGCGTAAATTTATCACTTTTAAAATTTTATGATAAGAGTGCCGAGCTTGAGTTTTTTGCACGTTCTATGAGCTGGGATGGACTTGATAGGATGGATTTTGAAATAAGTGAGATGGCAAAGGCACTTGGATTTAGTGTTAGCACAAAAGATCGTTCTGTGCCTTGGAAGCCACAGCCTGATGAGTTTGCATACTCGATACTAGCTGAGTTGCAAAAATTTGTCCCAACTGCAAAGCTAAGTGCAATACACGCTGGGCTTGAATGTGGTGTATTGCGTGATAAACATAAAGATATGGAAGCGTGTTCTATTGGTCCAAATATCTACTCACCGCACTCAGTAAGAGAAAGGTGTGATGTGAAGTC
- a CDS encoding heavy-metal-associated domain-containing protein: MRKILCIILLCMSAFADKSLNIFVESMHCPLCTSLVRKELMKVDGVISVKVSLQTKTAVVVARDDVSESALLKAIADIQYPGVIQK, encoded by the coding sequence ATGCGTAAAATTTTATGTATTATTCTGCTTTGTATGAGTGCATTTGCGGATAAAAGCTTAAATATATTTGTAGAGAGTATGCATTGTCCACTATGTACATCTCTTGTTCGCAAAGAGCTTATGAAAGTTGATGGTGTTATAAGCGTAAAAGTGAGTTTGCAAACTAAAACCGCTGTCGTTGTAGCAAGAGATGATGTCAGCGAGAGTGCATTACTAAAAGCCATAGCAGACATTCAGTATCCTGGTGTGATACAAAAATAG
- a CDS encoding aryl sulfotransferase, whose translation MKRVFGLVTALFSAFAATLCCLPALLFLLFGTSFSFLSWMNSLYEYRTFLSVLAVISFVLSAFFVLVYPKSCVVGSGRRKWILIYIMSAFLIVILLAYPEILGRFYA comes from the coding sequence TTGAAGCGAGTTTTTGGGCTAGTGACGGCACTTTTTAGTGCATTTGCAGCAACATTGTGCTGTCTACCAGCTCTTTTATTTTTACTTTTTGGAACATCTTTTTCGTTTCTATCTTGGATGAATAGCTTGTATGAATACCGAACATTTTTAAGTGTTTTAGCGGTGATTTCGTTTGTTCTTTCTGCTTTTTTTGTTCTTGTTTATCCAAAGAGCTGTGTGGTCGGATCAGGGCGTAGAAAGTGGATACTAATCTATATAATGTCAGCTTTTTTAATAGTTATTTTACTTGCTTATCCAGAAATTTTAGGGAGGTTTTATGCGTAA
- a CDS encoding transglutaminase-like domain-containing protein: MQRRDFFKFSGILGAMSVAPSVVLATSETNLWAKSRSFDVSLNHHLLEKGKVAKIWLPLILNTEYQHLTKDYAINTNAKDVFISDTQIPTLFAQFDEDEQNARLNVTFRVQTQERNTDFSRVNFNPNEKLEPYIAKFVKPSIHIQTDGIVRQKALEIVGGLKGDLEKAKAIYTWVANTMERDNSVIGCGLGDVKAILESGKLSGKCTDINSVFVGLCRAVGIPAREVFGIRVGQSRFSNEMGKAVDGVASISGGQHCRAEFYLKGYGWIPVDPADVAKVRLGEKLTNNDAKIVALREYLFGNWEMCWIGFNYARDFVLKPEPEQSPINNFGYPYAEVDGNTQNYYAPKEFSYSYSSTEIKA; encoded by the coding sequence ATGCAAAGAAGAGATTTTTTTAAATTTAGTGGGATTTTAGGTGCGATGAGTGTTGCTCCAAGCGTTGTTTTAGCTACTAGCGAGACAAATTTATGGGCTAAAAGTAGAAGCTTTGATGTAAGCTTAAATCATCATCTACTTGAAAAAGGTAAAGTCGCTAAAATTTGGCTACCACTTATACTAAACACCGAATATCAACACCTTACAAAAGATTATGCGATAAACACAAATGCAAAAGATGTGTTTATATCAGATACGCAGATCCCTACATTATTTGCTCAGTTTGACGAAGATGAGCAAAACGCTAGATTAAATGTAACTTTTCGTGTTCAAACTCAAGAGCGAAACACCGACTTTAGTAGAGTAAATTTTAATCCAAATGAGAAGCTTGAGCCGTATATAGCGAAATTTGTTAAGCCTTCAATACATATCCAAACTGACGGCATTGTACGTCAAAAAGCTTTAGAGATAGTTGGTGGCTTAAAGGGCGATTTGGAAAAAGCAAAGGCTATTTATACATGGGTGGCAAACACTATGGAGCGTGATAATAGCGTGATTGGTTGTGGTCTTGGCGACGTTAAGGCTATATTAGAAAGTGGTAAACTAAGCGGTAAGTGCACCGATATAAACTCTGTATTTGTGGGACTTTGTAGAGCTGTTGGCATACCAGCACGTGAGGTATTTGGTATACGTGTTGGGCAGTCAAGATTTTCAAACGAGATGGGTAAGGCAGTTGATGGCGTAGCGTCTATTTCAGGCGGACAGCACTGCAGGGCAGAGTTTTACCTAAAAGGATATGGTTGGATACCGGTTGATCCTGCAGATGTGGCGAAGGTTCGTTTGGGTGAAAAGCTAACAAATAACGATGCAAAAATAGTAGCACTTAGAGAGTATTTATTTGGTAACTGGGAGATGTGCTGGATAGGGTTTAATTATGCAAGAGACTTTGTGTTAAAGCCAGAACCAGAGCAATCACCGATAAATAACTTTGGCTACCCATACGCTGAGGTAGACGGCAATACGCAAAACTATTATGCACCTAAAGAGTTTAGCTATTCATATAGCTCAACTGAGATAAAAGCATAA
- the cmoB gene encoding tRNA 5-methoxyuridine(34)/uridine 5-oxyacetic acid(34) synthase CmoB, which yields MNLQNLKDERLSRLKNGLNLEILTAIDALKPYECECEFNDTIAIKFKSLNQSEKEQIYSIAKLLKPWRKGPFILDEIFIDTEWRSFIKFNLLKPHLNLNGKSVADVGCNNGYYMFRMLGLGAKEIVGFDPSLHTLLQFKFINHFVRSNIIYEPLGVEHLPHYGRKFDTIFCLGVIYHRSDPIKMLKELKGALNTNGEVFLDTMYIDMDGEFALTPKNTYSKIPNIYFVPTIKALQNWCERAKFKEFEILATKDTDADEQRKTEWIDGQSLENFLDPNDASRTIEGYPAPKRVYVKIKI from the coding sequence ATGAACCTGCAAAATTTAAAAGACGAGCGACTTTCGCGACTAAAAAATGGCTTAAATTTAGAGATTTTAACTGCCATAGATGCACTAAAGCCTTACGAGTGCGAGTGCGAATTTAACGATACTATCGCTATTAAATTTAAAAGCTTAAACCAGAGTGAAAAAGAGCAAATTTATAGCATTGCAAAGCTACTTAAACCATGGCGAAAAGGTCCTTTTATACTTGATGAAATTTTCATCGATACAGAGTGGAGAAGCTTTATAAAATTTAATCTTTTAAAACCGCATTTAAACCTAAATGGCAAAAGCGTAGCGGATGTGGGATGCAATAACGGTTATTATATGTTTAGAATGCTCGGACTTGGTGCTAAAGAGATAGTAGGCTTTGATCCGAGTTTACATACTCTTTTACAATTTAAATTTATAAACCATTTCGTGCGTTCAAATATCATCTATGAGCCACTTGGTGTAGAGCATTTGCCACACTACGGACGTAAATTTGACACTATTTTCTGCCTTGGCGTGATCTATCATAGAAGCGATCCTATTAAAATGCTAAAAGAGTTAAAAGGTGCGTTAAACACAAATGGAGAGGTCTTTTTAGACACGATGTATATAGATATGGATGGCGAGTTTGCTCTAACACCAAAAAACACCTACTCAAAGATACCAAATATCTACTTTGTCCCAACCATAAAAGCACTGCAAAACTGGTGCGAAAGGGCCAAATTTAAAGAGTTTGAGATCTTAGCGACAAAAGACACTGACGCAGATGAGCAACGAAAGACTGAGTGGATAGATGGACAAAGTTTAGAAAATTTTCTCGATCCAAATGATGCGAGTCGCACGATAGAAGGCTATCCAGCACCAAAACGCGTCTATGTAAAAATTAAAATTTAA
- a CDS encoding PaaI family thioesterase produces MADENIYEDNEDSNVILPEDENPLRNEIKTSTTIKINLSGTATLLELNHAKTRFYTIADMVSDSEGLVHSGFVYSAANYAALLAINEEFCVTISSRINFFAPVKLGDIVDFDATARFEESRKREVRVVGKCKDIKIFEGIFQLVVLDEHIFFAQQKNIQREATIRRAKESEKQNK; encoded by the coding sequence ATGGCTGATGAAAATATCTACGAAGATAACGAAGACTCAAATGTTATTTTACCAGAGGACGAAAACCCGCTCCGTAACGAGATAAAAACATCAACTACTATAAAGATAAATCTAAGTGGAACTGCAACCTTACTCGAGCTAAATCACGCTAAAACACGCTTTTATACTATCGCCGATATGGTCTCAGATAGCGAAGGACTAGTGCATAGTGGGTTTGTGTATTCAGCGGCAAACTACGCAGCTCTTTTGGCGATAAATGAAGAGTTTTGTGTAACAATAAGCTCAAGGATAAATTTTTTTGCTCCTGTTAAGCTTGGCGATATAGTTGATTTTGATGCTACAGCACGTTTTGAAGAGAGCAGAAAACGTGAGGTGCGTGTTGTAGGAAAGTGCAAGGACATTAAAATTTTTGAAGGTATTTTTCAACTTGTAGTGCTTGATGAACATATATTTTTCGCTCAACAAAAAAATATCCAAAGAGAGGCTACTATAAGACGTGCTAAAGAGAGTGAAAAACAAAATAAATAG
- a CDS encoding major outer membrane protein, translating to MKLTRLSLVAIATLFCNSLGVANATPLEEAIKNVDVSGYARYRYTNNNIDDKGNKSTSADHRLKFVIDFKAAIDDNFFGVVGLLYDTRDDSGSKNAATDKSYTENSFSLKKIYLGYSIGNTTITAGRQNIGTYFESILSGVGIKIINKDIKNITLIAAAFDALDKFDSGVNGGSNRATTQYDGALLPYLQNKHGISGNFYTIGVMGNFNPVIFKAWYANFKDVGELYAADMALNFDINNIKLDLQGQYVHNEADYYEFNNADFYAFKAGVDAFGLKVNAGYLNFEVDDSENGKVGKSFLTIEGNGKLINSTKILNSAMSAGSGATNKGESHYYNTIKGENEFWFINAKYTFNKFSIGAGYTDGEGYSYQLARKADRSEWYGQFDYKYSKKLNLTAWYASAKDEKDYKEVKHDRFRFEAKYTF from the coding sequence ATGAAATTGACTAGATTAAGTTTGGTAGCTATAGCTACTTTATTTTGTAATAGCTTAGGTGTCGCAAACGCAACACCGCTTGAAGAAGCTATAAAAAACGTCGATGTATCAGGATACGCAAGATACAGATACACAAACAACAACATAGACGACAAAGGAAACAAATCCACAAGTGCCGATCATAGGCTAAAATTTGTTATAGATTTTAAAGCCGCCATAGATGATAACTTTTTTGGTGTTGTTGGCTTATTATATGATACAAGAGATGATTCAGGAAGCAAGAATGCAGCTACAGACAAATCCTACACTGAAAATAGCTTTAGCTTAAAGAAAATTTATCTAGGATATTCCATAGGCAACACCACCATCACAGCTGGTAGGCAAAATATAGGAACATATTTTGAGTCTATTTTATCTGGAGTAGGCATAAAGATAATAAACAAAGATATCAAAAATATAACTTTGATAGCTGCAGCCTTTGACGCTTTGGATAAATTTGATAGCGGAGTAAATGGTGGCAGTAACAGAGCTACGACTCAATACGATGGTGCGTTGCTACCATATCTGCAAAACAAACATGGTATATCTGGCAACTTCTACACTATAGGAGTAATGGGAAATTTTAATCCAGTAATATTTAAAGCATGGTATGCAAATTTTAAAGATGTAGGTGAGCTATATGCTGCGGATATGGCCTTAAATTTTGATATTAACAATATAAAATTAGACCTACAAGGTCAATATGTCCATAACGAAGCAGACTACTATGAGTTTAATAATGCTGACTTTTACGCTTTTAAAGCCGGCGTAGACGCATTTGGGCTAAAAGTAAATGCTGGATATTTAAATTTTGAAGTAGATGATTCAGAAAATGGCAAAGTAGGCAAGTCATTTTTGACTATAGAAGGCAATGGCAAACTTATAAATTCTACTAAAATTTTAAATAGTGCTATGAGTGCTGGTTCTGGAGCTACAAACAAAGGAGAGTCCCACTACTACAACACCATAAAAGGAGAAAATGAATTTTGGTTTATCAATGCAAAATATACGTTTAATAAATTTAGTATAGGTGCAGGATATACCGATGGCGAAGGTTATAGTTACCAACTAGCACGTAAAGCTGATAGGAGCGAGTGGTATGGGCAGTTTGATTATAAATATAGCAAAAAGTTAAATTTAACAGCTTGGTATGCATCGGCTAAAGATGAAAAAGACTATAAAGAGGTTAAACACGATCGATTTAGATTTGAGGCAAAATATACATTTTAA
- a CDS encoding major outer membrane protein, which translates to MRLAKLSLATIVALGAFSSIACATPLEEAIKNVDVSGYARYRYTNDTNEDKNVKDTKADHRFRVVATFKAAIDDNFFGVLGLRYDARDGSGSREKGTDLTDTTGTFGVWEAYVGYSIGNTTITAGKQLIKTYFDDGDISGTGIKIMNKDIEGLTLTAAAFDAISNYTFENDGPLLKDIKADNFDANGNLYLVGAMGTYDPVAFSVWYANLTDVAAIYAGDIALNFNINDIKLSLKGQYAHNEADHKDYTDGDFYGVQAGVGAFGVKFNAGYINYSADDKDVNTVGKSFVSLDANGKFINPSKILQGVMSGSKNYYNNIIDDNEFWFVNASYTYDKYSIGAGYTDGEGYSHKLSVVEADRSEWYAQLGYKHSKKLNFTTWYASAKDEKGGKEFTQDRVRFEARYNF; encoded by the coding sequence ATGAGATTAGCTAAATTAAGTTTGGCGACTATAGTCGCTTTAGGTGCATTTTCAAGTATTGCGTGTGCTACACCACTTGAAGAAGCTATAAAAAATGTAGATGTATCAGGATATGCTAGATATCGATATACAAATGATACAAATGAAGACAAAAATGTTAAAGACACTAAAGCAGATCACAGATTTAGAGTGGTAGCAACATTTAAAGCCGCAATAGACGATAACTTCTTTGGTGTTTTAGGTCTTAGATATGATGCCAGAGATGGATCAGGCAGTAGAGAAAAAGGTACAGATCTAACCGATACCACAGGCACATTTGGCGTTTGGGAAGCTTATGTAGGCTACTCTATAGGCAATACCACTATCACAGCTGGTAAGCAACTTATCAAAACATACTTTGATGATGGCGATATCTCAGGCACTGGTATTAAGATCATGAATAAAGACATAGAGGGCTTAACTCTAACAGCAGCTGCATTTGACGCTATCTCTAACTACACTTTTGAAAACGACGGTCCATTACTAAAAGATATAAAAGCAGATAATTTTGATGCAAATGGAAATCTTTATCTAGTCGGTGCAATGGGGACATATGATCCAGTTGCTTTTAGTGTATGGTATGCGAATTTAACTGATGTTGCTGCTATATATGCCGGTGATATAGCTTTAAATTTTAATATAAATGATATAAAGCTAAGCCTAAAAGGTCAATACGCTCATAATGAAGCAGACCACAAAGACTACACAGATGGCGACTTTTATGGAGTCCAAGCTGGCGTAGGTGCATTTGGCGTTAAATTTAATGCTGGTTATATAAACTATTCAGCTGACGACAAAGATGTCAATACAGTTGGCAAATCTTTTGTATCTCTTGATGCTAACGGCAAATTCATAAATCCAAGTAAAATTTTACAAGGTGTTATGAGTGGTAGCAAGAACTACTACAATAATATTATAGATGATAATGAGTTCTGGTTTGTCAATGCATCTTACACTTATGACAAATACAGCATAGGTGCAGGATATACCGATGGTGAAGGCTACAGTCATAAACTATCTGTCGTAGAAGCTGATAGAAGCGAATGGTATGCCCAACTAGGTTATAAGCATAGCAAAAAACTTAACTTCACAACTTGGTATGCATCAGCTAAAGATGAAAAAGGCGGTAAAGAATTTACACAAGATCGTGTAAGATTTGAAGCTAGATACAACTTCTAA
- a CDS encoding MBL fold metallo-hydrolase, with translation MEILVKAFGEYDTNCYIVKFDDFSIVIDPGKGASKWVKLNASDAVAILCTHGHFDHIYDVATIKRELKIPIYIHKNDIFMALDDVFDYGYECFSPDVLVSDENFIHFNDIFIRFYHLPGHTPGCCMVQVSQGMNEKNGSENLYESFTLENNINEYDTNSIGSDIKDDVSKNRVSKSVIFSGDFLFRGSIGRWDFPYSNKFDMIKSLQKCKGINGDFAVYPGHGDATTLKAEQANLDMWIEYIYRS, from the coding sequence ATGGAAATTTTAGTAAAAGCATTCGGAGAATACGACACAAACTGTTATATAGTTAAATTTGATGATTTTAGTATTGTTATAGATCCTGGAAAGGGTGCAAGCAAATGGGTTAAACTAAACGCTTCTGATGCTGTAGCGATACTTTGTACTCACGGACATTTTGATCATATTTATGATGTTGCAACTATCAAAAGAGAGCTAAAAATACCTATTTATATACATAAAAATGACATATTTATGGCACTTGATGATGTCTTTGACTATGGATATGAGTGTTTTAGTCCAGATGTGCTTGTAAGTGATGAAAATTTTATCCATTTTAATGACATTTTTATAAGATTTTATCACTTACCCGGACATACTCCGGGATGTTGTATGGTGCAGGTGTCGCAGGGCATGAATGAAAAAAATGGAAGTGAAAATTTATATGAGAGTTTCACTCTTGAAAATAATATAAATGAGTATGACACAAATAGTATAGGTAGTGATATTAAGGATGATGTGAGTAAGAATAGGGTAAGTAAAAGCGTTATATTTAGCGGAGATTTTTTATTCCGTGGTAGTATTGGACGCTGGGACTTTCCATATTCTAATAAATTTGATATGATTAAAAGTTTGCAAAAATGCAAAGGTATAAATGGCGATTTTGCTGTCTATCCAGGACATGGCGATGCCACCACGCTAAAGGCAGAACAGGCAAATTTAGATATGTGGATAGAGTATATTTATAGAAGTTAG
- a CDS encoding NAD+ synthase produces the protein MKDYAKIQHVLVTFIKNYVLEAGVKNLVLGISGGLDSAVVATLCTQALPSHTYALIMPTNSSNPKNLNDAIALCEKLNIKFKIIDIQSILNSYEVVIGETLSNLRKGNLSARIRMSLLYDYSAANDALVVGTSNKSELMLGYGTIFGDLASAINPIGEIYKSDIFEFARYLGVDESIINKAPSADLWDGQSDEADIGYSYGVIDEILKFIDDDGNLVKKLDKNLDKKAVDKILNMVKSNKFKRTMPLIAKINNDIKDQK, from the coding sequence ATGAAAGATTATGCAAAGATACAACATGTTCTAGTAACATTTATAAAAAACTATGTCCTAGAAGCTGGTGTTAAAAATTTGGTTTTAGGCATAAGTGGTGGGCTTGATTCTGCTGTGGTCGCGACACTTTGCACACAAGCATTACCATCACATACTTATGCACTTATAATGCCAACTAACAGCTCAAATCCTAAAAATCTAAACGACGCTATAGCTTTATGCGAAAAACTAAATATAAAATTTAAAATTATAGATATACAAAGTATCTTAAATTCTTACGAAGTTGTCATTGGTGAAACGCTAAGCAACCTACGCAAAGGCAACTTAAGTGCTAGGATACGTATGAGTTTACTCTATGATTATTCTGCTGCAAACGACGCCTTAGTCGTTGGCACAAGCAATAAAAGTGAGCTTATGCTCGGATATGGTACGATATTTGGCGATCTAGCAAGTGCGATAAACCCTATCGGCGAGATATATAAAAGTGATATATTTGAGTTTGCCAGATATTTAGGCGTAGATGAAAGCATAATAAATAAAGCCCCAAGTGCCGATCTATGGGATGGACAAAGTGATGAGGCTGACATCGGATATAGTTATGGCGTGATAGATGAGATATTAAAATTTATAGACGATGATGGAAATTTAGTAAAAAAATTGGATAAAAATTTAGACAAGAAAGCAGTTGATAAAATTTTAAATATGGTGAAAAGTAATAAATTTAAACGCACAATGCCACTGATAGCAAAAATAAATAATGACATAAAGGATCAAAAATGA
- a CDS encoding DegT/DnrJ/EryC1/StrS family aminotransferase, producing the protein MREISFYKPSVSERESELINEVLHTQDTTNIIDKFDNYLKQYFGAKHVIVTNNGASAHHLALSAMQIKRGDKIICSVNAFPSIAQAIRHFDAEPIFVDINEDDFNISPEALEKTLKDYHHKKLKCVFVSHIAGQSAQIDEINKIAKKYDIKVLDDVNRAIGLTYNGKKIGNNEYFLSCFQINTQVQHPISTSGFFTTNDDEIAKQAKLLRNYALIDGIDKYGNLGYIYDVIDIGLKYDISSLNAAYSLAQLEKNDKFIARRCEIAAIYNSELAECKNITTPIKKRDHTYAQYIIKINKNRDGFARELLERGIHTSLHYIPIHLLSYYKNKYSLKVNDFPNALKTYQQILSLPIYNELKDEEVYYICDMVKDIARSRV; encoded by the coding sequence ATGAGAGAAATATCGTTTTATAAGCCTAGTGTTTCAGAACGCGAAAGTGAGCTGATAAACGAAGTATTGCACACTCAAGACACAACTAATATAATAGATAAATTTGATAATTATCTAAAACAATACTTCGGTGCAAAGCACGTTATCGTTACAAACAATGGTGCCTCTGCACATCACTTAGCACTAAGTGCTATGCAGATAAAACGTGGAGATAAGATCATATGCTCAGTAAATGCTTTCCCTAGCATCGCCCAAGCAATTCGCCATTTTGACGCAGAACCGATATTTGTCGATATAAACGAAGATGATTTTAACATAAGTCCAGAAGCCTTAGAAAAGACGTTAAAAGATTATCATCACAAGAAGTTAAAATGCGTATTTGTCAGCCATATAGCAGGTCAAAGTGCTCAGATAGATGAGATAAACAAGATCGCTAAAAAATATGATATAAAAGTTTTAGATGATGTCAATCGTGCAATTGGTTTAACATACAATGGAAAAAAGATCGGCAATAATGAGTATTTTCTATCCTGCTTTCAAATAAATACACAAGTGCAACACCCTATATCAACATCTGGATTTTTCACGACAAATGATGATGAGATCGCAAAACAAGCAAAGCTCCTTCGCAACTACGCTTTGATAGACGGCATCGATAAATACGGTAACCTTGGTTATATATATGATGTTATAGATATTGGTTTAAAATATGATATAAGCTCGCTAAACGCCGCTTATTCGTTAGCTCAACTTGAAAAAAATGATAAATTTATAGCACGAAGATGCGAAATAGCAGCGATATATAATAGCGAACTTGCAGAGTGTAAAAATATCACTACACCTATCAAAAAACGCGATCACACTTACGCTCAATACATCATAAAAATAAATAAAAATCGCGATGGATTTGCTCGTGAACTTTTGGAGCGTGGCATACACACATCACTTCATTATATACCGATCCATCTGTTAAGCTATTATAAAAATAAATATTCACTAAAAGTAAATGACTTTCCAAATGCACTCAAAACATATCAGCAAATTTTATCATTACCGATTTACAACGAGCTAAAAGATGAAGAGGTGTATTATATCTGCGATATGGTAAAAGATATTGCAAGATCTCGCGTCTAA
- a CDS encoding tetraacyldisaccharide 4'-kinase, whose translation MQDLASNAYKWVESYIYHPTLTQKFIAFLLLPLSFIYAFFIWCKKLISRQKDFNIKILSIGNLSLGGSGKTPLCIAIANEFSGGFIVLRGYKRASKGLVIVCQNGKILTDVDVSGDEAMEYAKGVKNANVIVSENRDIAIRKAKELGARYVLLDDGFGKFHIKKFNILLRPYPAPTFNFAIPSGGYRYPISFYKFADFIAENGVDFFRQSEILDPTPKMVLVTAIANPTRLKPFFRQTCGQIFFPDHYRFNKAELEQILKTYNATSLLMTQKDYVKVEHFKLPISLITLKTTLSDNLKNAIQSQI comes from the coding sequence TTGCAAGATCTCGCGTCTAATGCCTATAAATGGGTGGAGAGCTATATCTATCACCCCACTCTCACACAAAAATTTATAGCATTTTTACTTCTTCCGCTTAGTTTTATCTATGCATTTTTCATTTGGTGTAAAAAGCTTATAAGTCGTCAAAAAGACTTTAATATAAAAATTTTAAGCATAGGCAACCTAAGTCTTGGCGGAAGTGGTAAAACGCCCCTTTGTATCGCGATCGCAAATGAATTTAGCGGTGGTTTTATCGTGCTTCGTGGCTATAAAAGAGCTTCAAAAGGACTAGTTATAGTTTGTCAAAATGGTAAAATTTTAACTGATGTTGATGTGAGCGGTGACGAAGCTATGGAGTATGCAAAGGGTGTTAAAAATGCAAATGTCATCGTGAGCGAAAACCGCGACATAGCCATACGAAAGGCAAAAGAACTAGGAGCAAGATATGTATTACTTGATGATGGATTTGGCAAATTTCATATAAAAAAATTTAATATCTTGCTACGTCCCTACCCTGCTCCGACGTTTAACTTTGCTATACCAAGTGGCGGATATCGTTATCCCATTAGCTTTTATAAATTTGCTGATTTTATAGCAGAAAATGGGGTTGATTTTTTTCGACAAAGTGAAATTTTAGATCCTACGCCAAAAATGGTGCTAGTAACTGCCATAGCCAATCCTACGCGTTTAAAGCCATTTTTTAGACAAACTTGTGGGCAGATATTTTTTCCTGATCATTATAGATTTAATAAAGCAGAATTAGAGCAAATTTTAAAAACATACAACGCAACTTCGCTACTTATGACACAAAAAGACTATGTAAAAGTGGAGCATTTTAAGTTGCCTATTTCGCTCATTACGCTAAAAACTACTCTAAGCGATAATCTAAAAAACGCGATACAATCTCAAATTTAG